AGTGGCGACCATGGAATACATCATGCAGAACTGGAATTGACGCCGGATTATTTTCCTGTAAAGGCCAGTTCTCCGCATCAGGGCGCGGCGGGCCGGTTCCGTCGCCAGAGTTCCGGCCAGATCAGGGCGCAGGCAACGACACAGGCCAGGCCTTCCAGCCCGATGATGGTCAGCGCATTCTGCGCGCCGAACCATTTTGCCATGAGTCCAACATGCAGGACGCCGATTGGTCCGGCGCCGATGCACATGGTAAGGACGCCCATCACGCGCGACCGGATTTCCGGCGGCGCCGTGGAAAAAATCAGGACGCTCTGCATTGCAGCGAATCCGGACACGCCTAATCCCGCGGTCAACAGCAACGCCATCGAAATGCCGAACTGGGACGACAGGGAGAACATGATCGTCATACTCAGGAAAATCACCGCACCGCCCATATAGATTCGCGCAAAATACCGGGGGCGTGCGGCGACCGTCAGCAGCAGGGCGCCGGTAAACGACCCCATCCCTTCGGCCGACATCAGGAACCCGACCGGGATCGGGCTCAGTCCCAGGACATCCTTGCCGATGACCGGCACCATGCTGGTGAACGGGAAGCCGAACAGATTGACAAAAACGGTGACGAGCAGGATACCGACAAGCCGCCGGTTCGTTCGGATATAGCGCAGGCCTTCCGCGATCGAGGTAAACAGCCCGATTGCGCTGGTGGGGCTCACCCGCCTGTAGCGGACCCCGGTAATCAGCAAAAAGCCGGTTGCATAAAAGCCT
The sequence above is a segment of the Alphaproteobacteria bacterium genome. Coding sequences within it:
- a CDS encoding MFS transporter, whose translation is MTKPVSQKDTAESGVRSLFGDSNFVRLWLTGSASGSMRWLETLAVSVYVFEVTESAFLVAVMMAARMAPMLLGAAVGALAERFNRRTILLSGLAIMTTVSAIMGALALSGAIEIWQIAIGAFLTGLFFASEFPVRRTILGEIAGQERIGAALSLDSASNNATRMIGPVIGGILFETVGLHGAYFMAAGFYATGFLLITGVRYRRVSPTSAIGLFTSIAEGLRYIRTNRRLVGILLVTVFVNLFGFPFTSMVPVIGKDVLGLSPIPVGFLMSAEGMGSFTGALLLTVAARPRYFARIYMGGAVIFLSMTIMFSLSSQFGISMALLLTAGLGVSGFAAMQSVLIFSTAPPEIRSRVMGVLTMCIGAGPIGVLHVGLMAKWFGAQNALTIIGLEGLACVVACALIWPELWRRNRPAAP